In Zea mays cultivar B73 chromosome 7, Zm-B73-REFERENCE-NAM-5.0, whole genome shotgun sequence, the following proteins share a genomic window:
- the LOC100282783 gene encoding DNA repair protein RAD51 homolog 4: MAAAGGGREATTSGCGLKRRYAPHDQEEETMNQDQPSKEDRCGRIWSGIDLLKDVTENKHVLPTGLEGIDRLLGGGLRQGQLTEVTGPSSSGKTQVCLHSASHAPVKHTGVVMYLDTSNSFSPSRIATIIDGTNDLSDQKGFDLLSKERLKTVMQSIICESVFDIFGMFEVLHQLEVSLLNEKVIGDGRRICLLIIDSISSLLAPIIGGKYPQGRSMMISLAMILKKLAYEHNLAVLVTNHMVSAGNGAVKPALGESWKSVPHVRLMISREHSSNICTGTVLKHTLLASGRTAKFVLP, encoded by the exons ATGGCGGCGGCCGGTGGCGGAAGGGAAGCCACCACATCCGGCTGTGGTCTCAAGCGCCGCTACGCACCACACGACCAGGAG GAGGAGACGATGAATCAAGATCAGCCTTCTAAGGAAGATCGGTGTGGGCGAATTTGGAGTGGGATCGACTTGCTCAAGGACGTCACTGAAAACAAGCATGTCCTACCTACTGGACTTGAAGG CATTGACAGACTTCTTGGGGGCGGGCTGCGCCAAGGTCAGCTCACAGAGGTTACTGGACCATCATCTTCTGGTAAAACACAG GTTTGTCTACATTCTGCTTCACATGCTCCAGTGAAGCATACGGGTGTGGTTATGTACTTGGATACTAGTAATTCTTTCTCTCCTAGTCGTATTGCCACCATAATTGATGGAACTAACGACCTATCTGATCAAAAAG GTTTTGACTTGCTGTCTAAGGAGAGGCTCAAGACTGTGATGCAAAGCATCATCTGCGAGTCTGTGTTTGATATATTTGGTATGTTTGAAGTACTACATCAACTTGAAGTTTCTCTACTGAATGAAAAG GTAATAGGTGATGGCAGGAGAATTTGCTTACTTATAATTGACTCAATATCATCCTTACTTGCTCCCATTATTGGAGGCAAGTATCCACAAG GGCGATCGATGATGATATCACTGGCGATGATCCTAAAGAAGTTAGCCTATGAGCATAATCTAGCTGTTCTG GTGACCAATCATATGGTTTCAGCTGGCAATGGTGCTGTCAAGCCTGCTCTTGGTGAGAGCTGGAAATCTGTTCCACATGTCCGCCTGATGATATCTCGTGAACATAGTAGTAATATCTGCACGGGAACTGTGCTGAAGCACACACTACTG GCTTCTGGCCGTACTGCAAAATTCGTGCTGCCCTGA
- the LOC100285884 gene encoding uncharacterized protein LOC100285884, translating into MYIRVKRNKSTYFIQCEPTETALSIKQKLHSLIDQPPSSQQLVLWPSSDVLEDSKTLADQKVDNDSIVALALRKDDGEFEEVFIARPEDFMSSS; encoded by the exons ATGTATATCCGAGTGAAGCGCAACAAGAGTACCTACTTCATTCAATGTGAACCAACAGAGACAGCTTTGAGCATCAAACAGAAGTTGCACTCGCTGATAGATCAACCTCCTAGTAGTCAGCAGTTGGTCTTGTGGCCTAGCAGTGATGTGCTTGAAGACTCAAAGACTTTGGCAGATCAAAAG GTGGATAACGATTCCATTGTTGCATTGGCACTAAGAAAAG ATGACGGTGAGTTTGAGGAAGTTTTCATCGCTAGGCCGGAGGATTTCATGTCATCATCATGA
- the LOC100192694 gene encoding P-loop containing nucleoside triphosphate hydrolase superfamily protein — MHPYSLKSSKGAPILPRPVFVFFIATFGFYVCYLSFNQITLENNREGNSREEQRDDICRKPYVPYEELSYVHFPKPTSYSRGECSCTPVRFFVIVSMQRSGSGWFETLMNSHPNISSNGEIFNRMDRRENISSILQTLDTLYNLDWLTSAAKNECTAAFGLKWMLNQGILENPEDIVSYLNKKGVSVIFLFRRNTLRRLVSVLANDYDKDAKQLNGTHKSHVHSKEEAEILAKFKPHLDTSTLITNIRNIEKAIRDCLDHFKSTRHMILYYEDIISNSNALSRVQEFLRVPVRRLMSRQVKIHTRPLPDLVKNWEEVSSKLNGTEFAHFLDGSDYAK; from the exons ATG CACCCTTATTCACTTAAGAGTTCCAAGGGAGCACCAATTCTGCCACGGCCAGTCTTCGTTTTCTTCATCGCGACATTTGGTTTCTATGTATGCTATCTCTCCTTCAATCAGATAACGCTAGAGAACAACAGAGAGGGGAATAGTCGAGAAGAACAAAGGGACGATATTTGCAGAAAGCCTTATGTGCCGTATGAGGAGCTCAGTTATGTGCACTTTCCAAAACCTACAAGTTATAGCAG GGGGGAGTGCTCGTGTACTCCTGTTCGGTTCTTTGTAATCGTGTCTATGCAAAGATCGGGAAGTGGATGGTTTGAGACCTTGATGAATAGTCACCCTAACATTAGTTCCAATGGCGAAATCTTTAACAGAATGGATAGAAGAGAAAATATATCGTCTATCTTACAAACGCTTGATACGCTGTATAATTTGGACTGGCTCACCAGCGCCGCTAAGAATGAGTGCACAGCTGCATTTGGACTGAAGTGGATGCTTAATCAG GGAATTTTGGAAAACCCTGAAGATATAGTTAGTTATTTGAACAAGAAGGGTGTCTCCGTGATATTTCTGTTCAGGAGGAACACATTGCGCAGGCTTGTATCTGTGCTGGCCAACGACTATGACAAAGATGCAAAGCAGTTGAATGGAACTCACAAGTCTCATGTTCACTCAAAAGAAGAG GCTGAGATATTAGCAAAATTCAAACCACATCTGGATACGTCGACTCTAATTACAAACATCAGAAACATCGAGAAGGCCATCAGAGATTGCTTGGACCACTTCAAGAGTACGCGGCACATGATCCTCTATTATGAGGATATAATCAGCAACAGCAAT GCATTATCCCGGGTGCAAGAGTTCCTCAGGGTCCCGGTGAGGAGGCTGATGAGCCGGCAGGTGAAAATTCACACGAGGCCTCTTCCGGACCTTGTCAAGAACTGGGAGGAAGTTAGCAGCAAACTGAACGGGACAGAGTTTGCTCACTTCCTTGATGGTTCAGATTATGCCAAGTGA
- the LOC100217127 gene encoding uncharacterized protein LOC100217127 — protein sequence MPSASGPVAVASAPAPVKSAPSLAVGISPDLYPTEDDLPYEEEILREPFKLKGWWRYLVARATAPFAKRAVIYERALKALPGSYKLWHAYLRDRLDHARPHPIDHPAYSSLNNTFERALATMHKMPRVWVLYLTSLLDQRLLTRARRAFDRALRALPVTQHDRIWPLYLRLASLPACPVETSLRVFRRYLQFDPSHAEDFINFLISANHWQEAANRLASVLNDDGFRSVKGKTRHQLWLELCEILTKHADEVAGLKVDAILRGGIRKFTDEVGKLWTSLADYYVRRGLFEKARDVFEEGVSSVVTVKEFSVVFEAYTQFEQSMLAAKLEAAEEEGAEDENEGGGRKSGMDKLSKKFLNEFWLNDEDDTDLRMARFERLLDRRPELLSSVLLRQNPHNVEEWHRRVKLFEKDPARQVATYVEAVKTVDPMKAVGKPHTLWVAFAKMYEKHSRLDSAEDIFKRATQVNYKAVDHLASIWCEWAEMELRHNNFDKAIELMRQATSEPSVEVKRRAAAEGDEPVQMKVHKSLKLWSFYVDLEESLGTLDSTRAVYERILDLRIATPQIILNYAYLLEEHKYFEDAFKVYERGVKIFKYPHVKAIWVTYLTKFVHRYKRSKLERARELFHEAVQQAPAEEKKPLYLQWAKLEEDYGLAKRAMNVYDEAVRAVPNSEKMAMYEIYIARAAELFGVPRTRQIYEQAIESGLPDRDVLTMCMKFAELERSLGEIDRSRAIYVHASNYADPNNPDFWKKWNDFEIQHGNEDTFREMLRIKRTVAASRSQTHFILPEYLMQRDQKLNLDEAVDTLKRAGVPEDEMAALERQLATGPSTAPPAAPSTAPASANRMMNFVSAGVEAQVESSRQQAANNEDIELPDESDDEEPDVQIAEKSVPAAVFGELGKRAAENNEESSGAQGNEQLGALERIKRRRQ from the exons ATGCCGTCAGCGTCGGGTCCGGTGGCCGTGGCGTCGGCGCCGGCGCCGGTGAAGTCCGCACCGTCCCTGGCCGTCGGGATCTCGCCGGACTTGTACCCAACGGAGGACGACCTGCCGTACGAGGAGGAGATCCTGCGGGAGCCCTTCAAGCTCAAGGGGTGGTGGCGCTACCTCGTGGCCCGCGCGACCGCGCCGTTTGCCAAGCGCGCCGTCATCTACGAGCGCGCGCTCAAGGCGCTCCCGGGAAGCTACAAGCTCTGGCACGCCTACCTCCGCGACCGCCTCGACCACGCGCGCCCGCACCCCATCGACCACCCGGCCTACTCCTCCCTCAACAACACATTCGAGCGGGCGCTGGCCACCATGCACAAGATGCCGCGCGTCTGGGTCCTCTACCTCACCTCGCTGCTCGACCAGCGCCTGCTCACGCGCGCGCGCCGCGCCTTCGACCGCGCGCTCCGGGCGCTCCCCGTCACGCAGCATGACCGCATCTGGCCGCTGTACCTTCGCCTCGCTTCGCTTCCGGCCTGCCCCGTCGAGACGTCGCTCCGAGTCTTCCGCCGATACCTCCAATTTGACCCCTCCCACGCTGAGGACTTCATCAATTTCCTCATATCAGCCAACCACTGGCAGGAGGCCGCCAACCGTCTAGCTTCTGTGCTCAACGACGACGGGTTCCGCTCAGTTAAGGGGAAAACGAGGCACCAGCTCTGGCTTGAGCTCTGTGAGATCCTCACCAAGCACGCTGATGAGGTTGCTGGCCTCAAGGTGGACGCCATCTTGCGTGGTGGGATACGCAAGTTCACTGATGAGGTCGGCAAGCTGTGGACCTCACTGGCTGATTACTATGTCAGGAGAGGCCTTTTTGAAAAAGCTAGGGATGTGTTTGAGGAGGGTGTTTCTTCAGTGGTTACCGTCAAGGAGTTCAGTGTGGTGTTTGAGGCATATACACAGTTTGAGCAGAGTATGCTTGCGGCAAAGCTTGAGGCTGCTGAGGAAGAAGGGGCTGAGGATGAGAACGAGGGAGGGGGCAGGAAGAGTGGGATGGATAAGTTATCGAAGAAATTCCTCAATGAATTCTGGTTGAACGATGAGGATGATACTGATTTGAGGATGGCAAGGTTTGAGCGGCTGTTGGATCGCAGACCAGAGCTTCTTAGCAGTGTGCTGCTGCGACAGAATCCACACAATGTGGAGGAATGGCACAG GAGGGTGAAACTCTTTGAAAAGGATCCTGCAAGGCAAGTAGCGACATATGTTGAGGCCGTGAAAACTGTAGACCCAATGAAGGCAGTTGGGAAACCACATACTCTGTGGGTGGCATTTGCAAAGATGTATGAGAAACACAGTCGTCTAGATAGTGCTGAAGATATCTTCAAACGGGCTACTCAAGTTAATTATAAGGCAGTTGACCATTTAGCTAGTATCTGGTGTGAGTGGGCAGAGATGGAGTTGCGCCACAACAATTTTGACAAGGCTATTGAACTGATGAGGCAAGCAACATCAGAACCCTCTGTTGAGGTTAAGAGGCGGG CTGCTGCTGAGGGGGATGAGCCTGTCCAAATGAAAGTGCACAAATCTTTGAAACTGTGGAGCTTTTATGTTGATCTGGAGGAGAGCCTCGGAACCTTAGACTCTACCCGTGCGGTTTATGAGAGAATATTGGATTTACGAATTGCCACTCCACAGATAATTCTCAATTATGCATATCTCCTCGAG GAGCACAAGTATTTCGAAGATGCATTTAAAGTGTATGAAAGGGGCGTGAAAATATTCAAGTATCCCCACGTTAAGGCCATCTGGGTGACCTACCTTACAAAGTTTGTACATAGATACAAGCGAAGCAAGTTAGAGCGAGCAAGAGAGCTTTTCCATGAAGCTGTCCAACAG GCTCCTGCAGAGGAAAAGAAGCCCCTATATTTACAATGGGCAAAACTGGAGGAAGACTATGGTCTTGCAAAACGTGCTATGAATGTATATGATGAGGCTGTAAGAGCTGTTCCTAACTCTGAAAAAATGGCCATGTACGAAATCTATATAGCACGCGCTGCCGAACTCTTTGGTGTTCCAAGGACAAGACAAATATATGAG CAAGCAATTGAATCTGGCCTCCCAGACAGAGATGTGCTGACAATGTGCATGAAATTCGCTGAGCTAGAGAGAAGTCTTGGGGAAATCGATCGTTCGCGTGCCATCTATGTGCATGCATCCAACTATGCTGATCCAAACAATCCTGACTTTTGGAAGAAGTGGAATGATTTTGAGATTCAGCACGGTAACGAAGATACATTCAGGGAGATGCTTCGTATCAAACGCACAGTGGCTGCTAGCCGCAGTCAG ACACATTTCATACTGCCAGAGTACTTGATGCAGAGGGATCAGAAGTTAAACCTGGACGAAGCAGTTGACACTCTGAAgcgtgctggcgtccctgaggacgAGATGGCAGCTTTGGAAAGGCAACTGGCTACCGGACCATCTACTGCCCCACCAGCAGCACCAAGCACTGCCCCAGCCTCTGCTAACAGGATGATGAACTTTGTCAGTGCTGGAGTAGAGGCCCAGGTCGAGAGCAGCAGGCAACAGGCTGCTAACAATGAGGACATTGAGCTGCCCGATGAGAGTGACGATGAGGAACCCGATGTCCAAATTGCGGAGAAGAGCGTTCCTGCTGCGGTATTTGGTGAGCTCGGCAAGAGAGCTGCCGAGAACAATGAGGAAAGCTCAGGTGCCCAAGGGAATGAGCAGCTGGGCGCCCTCGAGAGGATAAAGAGACGACGCCAATAG